A genomic stretch from Pochonia chlamydosporia 170 chromosome 4, whole genome shotgun sequence includes:
- a CDS encoding sugar transporter (similar to Metarhizium robertsii ARSEF 23 XP_011410693.1) — MASQTNSSTPRSSAVNATPSATASSLHLISSSPKPISPGSLSSLPTLASPSPSISTSHLSQQSTPRNTVTETSPSVSQPRLDTTPQRLQPTEISTPEDEDSSDGQKPGQDVVQGTERPAPEAQPTPTRIESPPARNQPPQISQTPTIPLAPKPSPTGNSPTAQRDDPTPSKQPDPNIVSPDGDRGSKLSSVGVVVPVIPTTLRTATNSISPNTENEVGRGSSTAILSTTSAVGAPFLGNEPETTSTVPPNVGVGRTGGGVGATDDTSHSGQKNMSTGAIVGISVGAFAAVSLIALLFWLWRRRSMKKRTGSLYSPVADPDTNPRQWGQSGIGISPQRLFRPRRDPSSLDNFGVSNVAAVAPNMAERTAAPGLLGRGRINNQEYTEYAPLRYNGHSRDNSNTIGTNQPNFGLGQRQIEPSNPFSDRNAVDVAPQLPSLPATALVFDMPWGNQSKDSGNAGAADSRTSRGRSLSATVRASQYPSVPPAPSRPHSVHRESIQSVDSFTNKRNKFRSDPFDLEIESRLISGQSPIPEMPRRTAASSTYSAQPDSGPSSRYTSGVSVSGWSVIHAGGASSKAVQTQANNIISWDHPRSSEFSHPSGVPRPLGDKRQPGVVFGQAL; from the coding sequence ATGGCGAGTCAGACGaactcatcaacacccaGGTCGTCTGCGGTGAACGCAACCCCTTCCGCTACTGCCTCATCACTACATTTGATCTCAAGCTCCCCCAAACCCATTTCCCCAGGTTCACTGTCTAGTTTGCCGACACTcgcatcaccatcgccatcaatATCAACATCGCATCTAAGCCAGCAAAGTACGCCGAGGAATACCGTGACAGAAACTTCTCCATCAGTGTCCCAACCTCGGCTCGACACCACCCCTCAAAGGCTACAGCCGACTGAAATTAGCACACCAGAAGACGAAGACTCATCTGATGGCCAGAAACctggccaagatgttgtCCAAGGAACGGAGAGACCAGCACCGGAAGCTCAACCTACGCCGACGAGGATTGAATCACCGCCTGCAAGGAATCAGCCGCCGCAAATCagccaaacaccaaccatTCCCCTGGCACCTAAGCCAAGCCCTACCGGAAATAGCCCGACAGCACAGAGGGATGATCCAACACCGTCGAAGCAACCAGATCCGAATATAGTGAGTCCAGATGGTGATCGTGGGTCAAAACTGTCAAGCGTAGGTGTCGTGGTTCCTGTAATACCGACGACCCTGAGAACAGCAACCAACAGCATTTCACCTAATACCGAGAACGAAGTCGGGAGAGGCTCGTCTACTGCTATTTTATCTACTACAAGCGCAGTGGGCGCTCCATTCCTGGGTAATGAGCCCGAAACCACATCTACAGTCCCTCCCAACGTGGGCGTTGGCCGAACAGGCGGCGGAGTAGGCGCAACCGACGATACAAGCCATAGCGGTCAAAAGAATATGTCTACCGGTGCTATCGTGGGTATATCTGTTGGCGCATTTGCAGCCGTAAGCTTAATAGCCCTTCTATTTTGGctctggagaagaagatcgATGAAGAAACGGACTGGGTCACTGTATTCCCCAGTGGCCGATCCCGACACAAACCCGAGGCAATGGGGACAAAGTGGGATTGGTATATCACCACAACGGCTCTTTCGGCCAAGAAGAGACCCCAGTAGCCTTGACAATTTCGGGGTGTCAAATGTTGCGGCGGTGGCACCAAACATGGCAGAGAGAACTGCTGCTCCCGGATTATTAGGTCGGGGCCGTATTAACAACCAGGAATATACTGAATATGCTCCTCTGAGGTATAATGGGCACTCCCGGGACAACTCAAATACCATTGGCACGAACCAACCTAATTTTGGACTTGGGCAACGCCAGATCGAGCCTTCGAACCCCTTCTCAGATAGGAACGCTGTCGACGTGGCCCCCCAACTACCATCATTACCTGCGACTGCTCTTGTATTTGACATGCCATGGGGGAACCAGAGCAAGGACTCAGGCAATGCCGGTGCAGCCGACTCCCGTACATCTCGTGGAAGATCCCTTAGTGCGACTGTTAGAGCGTCTCAATACCCAAGCGTGCCACCAGCTCCGTCGAGACCACATTCGGTCCACCGAGAATCTATACAAAGCGTCGATTCATTTACCAATAAACGGAACAAGTTTCGCTCAGATCCGTTTGACCTGGAGATTGAAAGCCGTTTAATATCCGGCCAGAGCCCCATACCAGAAATGCCTCGACGTACGGCAGCAAGTTCGACGTACAGTGCTCAGCCCGATAGTGGCCCGTCATCTCGATATACCAGTGGCGTGAGTGTGAGCGGCTGGAGTGTGATACATGCCGGCGGTGCCTCCTCCAAAGCAGTGCAAACACAGGCCAATAACATTATCAGTTGGGACCACCCCAGATCATCAGAATTTTCGCACCCGAGTGGTGTACCACGGCCGCTAGGAGACAAGAGACAACCCGGTGTGGTGTTTGGGCAAGCTTTATAG